One window from the genome of Podospora pseudocomata strain CBS 415.72m chromosome 6, whole genome shotgun sequence encodes:
- a CDS encoding hypothetical protein (EggNog:ENOG503PYE9) has product MCLVTLILAALTLQAHQTLAQKPTRTLPTLPTWPTPTPDPGGPLPASCTYRPTATWYKTSGCAVTCATSIRCNADFPVIVPCGCTRASVAPTTTSICPTASDCQQCTTSWGIYVTTQSNCASNARVTGRAEANDAHRWKEEGMARYVRPLGA; this is encoded by the exons ATGTGTCTCGTAACCCTCATCCTAGCAGCCCTTACCCTTCAAGC CCACCAAACCCTCGCCCAAAAACCAACAAGAActctccccaccctcccaacctggccaacacccaccccaGACCCAGGAGGACCTCTCCCGGCATCATGCACCTACCGCCCGACAGCAACCTGGTATAAGACATCAGGCTGTGCGGTAACCTGCGCCACTAGCATCCGTTGCAATGCCGATT TCCCGGTAATCGTCCCCTGCGGGTGTACAAGAGCCTCAGTGGCACCAACGACAACGTCCATCTGCCCCACAGCCTCCGACTGCCAGCAATGTACCACCAGCTGGGGGATCTATGTCACCACGCAGTCGAATTGTGCCTCGAATGCTAGGGTGACTGGCAGAGCTGAGGCAAATGACGCGCACCGCTGGAAAGAAGAGGGGATGGCCAGATATGTAAGGCCTTTGGGGGCTTGA
- the HHF1_3 gene encoding Histone H4 (EggNog:ENOG503P3ZX; COG:B), translating into MTGRGKGGKGLGKGGAKRHRKILRDNIQGITKPAIRRLARRGGVKRISAMIYEETRGVLKSFLEGVIRDAVTYTEHAKRKTVTSLDVVYALKRQGRTLYGFGG; encoded by the exons ATGACTGGAC GCGGCAAAGGCGGCAAGGGCCTCGGAAAGGGCGGTGCCAAGCGCCACAGAAAGATTCTTCGCGACAACATCCAGGGCATCACCAAGCCCGCCATCCGCCGTCTCGCCCGTCGTGGCGGTGTGAAGCGTATCTCGGCCATGATCTACGAGGAGACCCGCGGCGTCCTCAAGTCCTTCCTCGAGGGCGTCATCCGTGACGCCGTCACCTACACCGAGCACGCCAAGCGCAAGACTGTCACATCCCTCGACGTTGTCTACGCCCTCAAGAGACAAGGCCGCACCCTCTACGGTTTCGGTGGTTAA
- the HHT1 gene encoding histone H3.1 (COG:B; EggNog:ENOG503P1RT): MARTKQTARKSTGGKAPRKQLASKAARKSAPSTGGVKKPHQRYKPGTVALREIRRYQKSTELLIRKLPFQRLVREIAQDFKSDLRFQSSAIGALQESVESYLVSLFEDTNLCAIHAKRVTIQSKDIQLARRLRGERN, translated from the exons ATGGCCCGCACCAAGCAGACCGCCCGCAAGTCCACCGGTGGCAAGGCTCCCCGCAAGCAGCTCGCCTCCAAGGCCGCCCGCAAGAGCGCCCCCTCCACTGGCGGTGTCAAGAAGCCTCAC CAGAGATATAAGCCCGGTACCGTCGCTCTCCGTGAGATTCGTCGCTACCAGAAGTCGACTGAGCTTCTCATCCGCAAGCTCCCCTTCCAGCGTCTCGTTCGCGAGATTGCCCAGGACTTCAAGTCCGACCTCCGCTTCCAGTCTTCCGCCATTGGTGCTCTCCAGGAGTCCGTCGAGTCTTACCTCGTCTCCCTCTTCGAGGACACCAACCTGTGCGCTATCCACGCCAAGCGCGTCACCATCCAGAGCAAGGACATCCAGCTtgcccgccgcctccgtGGTGAGCGCAACTAA